Proteins from a genomic interval of Rhodococcoides fascians A25f:
- a CDS encoding flavin-containing monooxygenase, whose product MTRIIGLRFVQEGFVSMHIHTVVIIGSGFGGQCAAKALLDRGIDDLVILERRSFLGGTWKQNRYPGAAVDVQSPLYSIASEPFEWSRMFAEREELERYTDHVLESNGLPARTHVDTDVRKIEWAGDHWTISTSRGDYAAKFVVNASGPLSTPVIPPFPGREKFQGTQFHTNDWHTEYDHAGKRVAIVGSGASAAQVIPAIQPDVAQLHVFQRTPHWVMPRHDREFTPLQRRLLKLEPIRRLVRAGIYWSLETRILGFKYSRTMLKAVAQRTAVKHIESQVPDSELRAKVTPDYVIGCKRVLLSNTLYPALGQANVTLHDKNDGISEITETGIVTTTGEHVDVDLLVWSTGYDATDGVISYPVIGRDGRALSDVWDPYPRAYLGTTIPGFPNLFVVTGPNTGIGHTSAIFLIEAQMEYIVRAVDAVEQTGATAIEVTAAAEQDYTDTIHREMEGTVWKDGGCHSWYQSKSGHVVAMFPGFSFTFRRWAKRFRPQEHHIHMAPTVTTTRDEVSA is encoded by the coding sequence ATGACGCGCATCATCGGATTGCGTTTCGTGCAGGAGGGGTTCGTCAGCATGCATATTCACACCGTGGTGATCATCGGCAGTGGCTTCGGTGGCCAGTGCGCAGCGAAGGCATTGCTCGATCGAGGCATCGACGACCTCGTCATTCTGGAGAGGCGATCCTTCCTGGGTGGCACGTGGAAGCAGAATCGCTACCCGGGGGCGGCAGTCGACGTGCAGAGTCCGCTGTACTCGATCGCGTCCGAACCGTTCGAGTGGTCGCGTATGTTCGCCGAACGCGAGGAGCTCGAGCGGTACACCGACCACGTTCTCGAATCGAACGGTCTGCCGGCGCGAACGCATGTCGACACCGACGTCCGGAAGATCGAATGGGCGGGAGACCACTGGACCATCTCCACCTCGCGAGGCGACTACGCGGCGAAGTTCGTCGTCAACGCGTCGGGACCACTCAGTACACCCGTCATACCGCCGTTCCCCGGCCGGGAGAAGTTCCAGGGCACCCAGTTCCACACCAACGACTGGCACACCGAATACGACCACGCAGGCAAGCGAGTAGCCATCGTCGGCAGTGGTGCCAGTGCGGCGCAGGTGATTCCCGCGATCCAACCCGATGTGGCGCAGCTGCACGTCTTCCAGCGCACTCCGCACTGGGTGATGCCACGTCACGATCGCGAATTCACGCCGTTGCAGCGCAGGCTGCTGAAGCTGGAACCGATCCGCAGGCTGGTCCGCGCCGGGATCTACTGGAGTCTCGAAACTCGCATCCTCGGCTTCAAGTACTCACGGACGATGTTGAAGGCGGTGGCGCAGCGAACTGCGGTGAAGCACATCGAGTCTCAGGTCCCGGATTCCGAGCTTCGTGCGAAGGTCACCCCGGACTACGTCATCGGGTGCAAGCGGGTTCTGCTGTCCAACACGCTCTATCCCGCGCTGGGGCAGGCGAACGTCACTCTGCACGACAAGAACGACGGCATCTCGGAGATCACCGAAACCGGAATCGTCACCACCACCGGCGAACACGTCGATGTCGATCTGCTGGTGTGGTCCACGGGATACGACGCCACCGACGGCGTCATCTCGTACCCGGTGATCGGACGGGACGGCCGGGCCCTGTCCGACGTCTGGGATCCGTACCCGCGCGCGTACCTCGGGACCACGATTCCTGGCTTCCCCAACCTGTTCGTCGTCACCGGACCGAACACCGGAATCGGGCACACTTCCGCGATCTTCCTCATCGAGGCACAGATGGAGTACATCGTGCGGGCCGTCGACGCCGTAGAGCAGACGGGTGCAACGGCCATCGAGGTCACTGCCGCCGCCGAGCAGGATTACACCGACACCATTCATCGCGAGATGGAAGGCACCGTCTGGAAGGACGGCGGCTGCCACAGCTGGTACCAGTCCAAATCCGGACACGTGGTTGCCATGTTCCCGGGATTCAGCTTCACGTTCCGCCGGTGGGCCAAGCGTTTCCGCCCGCAGGAGCACCACATTCACATGGCACCGACGGTGACCACCACACGGGACGAGGTTTCGGCATGA
- a CDS encoding serine/threonine dehydratase, producing the protein MPLAITYDDVVDAQSRIAGTVRPVTMIAAEPPNLLFAAEFMQHTGTFKARGAVNFVTAHRQAGTMPDAGIVIASGGNAGLACAWAATKCHVPATVFVPATVPEFKKAKLIALGADVRAVGTEYAQALEASMDHAAHTGALVSHAYDNPLIAAGAGTLLLDMLTADAFDTVVVSVGGGGLFAGIATVAAQRGVRVVAVEPEKCRAFAAGLEAGFPVDVPVDSIAADSLGARRVTPLALTAAAASDTTSVLVDDDAIVEARQHLWDSRRLVVEHAAAAAVAAIRAKRYEPKPGEKVAIILCGANSDPSDLG; encoded by the coding sequence GTGCCTCTTGCGATCACGTACGACGACGTCGTCGACGCCCAATCACGTATTGCCGGCACCGTCAGACCGGTCACGATGATCGCGGCCGAGCCCCCGAACCTGCTGTTCGCGGCCGAGTTCATGCAGCACACGGGAACCTTCAAGGCACGCGGAGCCGTCAACTTCGTCACGGCGCACCGGCAGGCGGGAACGATGCCCGACGCGGGGATCGTGATCGCGTCGGGAGGAAACGCAGGGTTGGCCTGTGCGTGGGCGGCGACGAAGTGCCACGTGCCTGCGACCGTGTTCGTGCCCGCCACGGTGCCCGAGTTCAAGAAGGCGAAACTGATCGCCCTCGGCGCAGACGTTCGAGCCGTCGGGACCGAGTACGCGCAGGCGCTCGAGGCCTCGATGGACCACGCCGCGCACACCGGCGCTCTGGTCTCCCACGCCTACGACAACCCGCTGATCGCTGCGGGGGCCGGAACGCTCCTGCTCGACATGCTGACCGCCGACGCGTTCGACACCGTCGTGGTCTCGGTCGGTGGAGGCGGACTGTTCGCCGGCATCGCGACTGTCGCGGCGCAACGAGGTGTTCGGGTGGTGGCCGTCGAACCCGAGAAGTGTCGAGCCTTCGCAGCGGGGCTGGAGGCAGGTTTCCCTGTCGACGTACCGGTGGACTCGATTGCCGCAGATTCCCTGGGCGCGCGCCGGGTCACGCCACTCGCACTGACTGCGGCCGCGGCGTCGGACACCACCTCCGTACTCGTCGACGACGACGCCATCGTCGAAGCGCGACAACACCTGTGGGATTCGCGGCGCCTCGTCGTCGAGCATGCGGCTGCGGCTGCGGTCGCTGCGATCAGAGCGAAAAGATACGAACCGAAACCTGGCGAAAAGGTCGCAATCATCCTCTGCGGAGCGAACTCCGATCCCTCCGACCTGGGTTGA
- a CDS encoding ribonuclease J, producing MSRSPRNRKSPAAPRKRASSALQAGHLRVIATGGLGEIGRNMTVFEYDGKLLIVDCGVLFPEEHQPGVDVILPDWSCIRDRLDDVVAIVLTHGHEDHIGGVPYLLRERGDIPVISSRLTLHFLAAKFDEFKVSTTLIEVEAGQTRQEGPFELEFIAVNHSIPDGLAIAIRTDAGLVLHTGDFKMDQFPLDGRITDLRSFARLGEEGLDLLLVDSTNAEVPGFMVSERDLVPAIEKVFRETTGRVIVSSFASHVHRIQQVLDAAHAQGRKVAFVGRSMVRNMKIATDLSYLDVPDGLVVDLPKLNRLPANKITLICTGSQGEPLAALSRMASGEHQIKVGDGDTVLMASSLIPGNENAIYRVINGLVDKGARVVHKGNAKVHVSGHASAGELVYCYNILEPANVLPVHGESRHLRANADLAIRTGVPRDRVLIAENGSVIDLFDGVAQITGSVPIELIYVDGSAVGGVTEDSLAERRLLANEGVLTVIAIVDPDTGLLVDDVDFIGRGFAHEANAFDSLAKAIGKTLTRESDVNVASREHIEKRIVQESARWAKQTLGRQPLIVPVVVDG from the coding sequence ATGTCGCGATCACCACGTAACCGGAAATCCCCCGCCGCTCCGAGAAAGCGAGCCTCTTCCGCACTCCAGGCCGGGCACCTTCGCGTGATCGCAACCGGCGGTCTCGGCGAGATCGGCCGGAACATGACCGTGTTCGAGTACGACGGAAAACTGCTCATCGTCGACTGCGGCGTCCTGTTCCCCGAGGAGCACCAGCCCGGCGTCGACGTCATCCTCCCCGACTGGAGTTGCATCCGCGACCGTCTCGACGACGTCGTTGCGATCGTCCTCACCCACGGACACGAGGACCACATCGGCGGCGTCCCCTACCTGCTGCGCGAGCGTGGCGACATCCCCGTCATCTCGTCGCGGCTGACACTGCACTTCCTGGCGGCCAAATTCGACGAGTTCAAGGTCTCGACCACGCTGATCGAGGTCGAGGCAGGGCAAACGCGCCAGGAAGGCCCGTTCGAGCTCGAGTTCATTGCCGTCAACCACTCGATTCCCGACGGTCTGGCCATCGCCATTCGTACCGACGCCGGGCTGGTGCTACACACCGGCGACTTCAAGATGGACCAATTCCCGCTCGACGGTCGGATCACCGACCTCCGCAGCTTCGCACGCCTCGGTGAGGAAGGGCTCGATCTCCTCCTCGTCGACTCGACAAATGCCGAGGTTCCCGGGTTCATGGTCTCGGAACGCGATCTGGTCCCGGCCATCGAGAAGGTGTTCCGCGAAACAACGGGACGCGTGATCGTCTCGAGCTTCGCCAGTCACGTACACCGAATCCAGCAGGTACTCGACGCCGCGCATGCGCAAGGCCGCAAAGTCGCGTTCGTGGGGCGATCGATGGTGCGCAACATGAAGATTGCGACGGATCTGAGCTACCTCGATGTACCCGACGGGCTCGTCGTCGATCTACCGAAGCTCAACAGGCTTCCGGCGAACAAGATCACCTTGATCTGCACCGGTTCGCAGGGCGAGCCCCTCGCGGCGCTGTCGCGGATGGCCTCGGGTGAGCATCAGATCAAGGTGGGCGACGGCGACACCGTGCTGATGGCCAGCAGCCTGATCCCCGGAAACGAGAACGCGATCTACCGCGTCATCAACGGTCTCGTCGACAAGGGTGCACGCGTGGTGCACAAGGGAAATGCGAAGGTGCACGTCTCCGGCCACGCCAGTGCAGGCGAGTTGGTCTACTGCTACAACATCCTCGAACCCGCCAATGTGCTTCCCGTACACGGTGAGTCGCGGCACCTGCGCGCCAACGCCGATCTCGCGATCAGGACCGGCGTTCCTCGCGATCGCGTGCTGATCGCCGAGAACGGCAGCGTCATCGACCTGTTCGACGGCGTCGCGCAGATCACCGGAAGCGTCCCCATCGAATTGATCTACGTCGATGGCAGTGCCGTCGGCGGGGTTACCGAGGATTCGCTGGCCGAACGTCGCCTGCTTGCGAACGAGGGCGTCCTGACCGTCATCGCGATCGTGGATCCCGACACCGGCCTGCTGGTCGACGACGTCGACTTCATCGGACGCGGGTTCGCGCACGAGGCCAACGCTTTCGACTCGTTGGCCAAGGCGATCGGTAAGACTCTGACCCGCGAGAGCGACGTCAACGTTGCCTCGCGAGAGCACATCGAGAAGCGCATCGTCCAGGAATCGGCCCGGTGGGCCAAGCAGACCCTGGGCCGTCAGCCCCTCATCGTCCCGGTGGTCGTCGACGGCTAG
- a CDS encoding lipase family protein, which produces MGKYTKFGRRYATVVAAVSLVVSGGQWSAGADPLGDFQNPPRTAESIAATPLDDPWVVPPPGYEMAAPGTVLRTRSVTVGPLLTPVTTTQLLVASTDAKDRPAAIVTSVIVPTAPWTSPGPRPVVAYNMAIDSLGATCEPSWTMQRGIAPELAPVQLLLARGYAVVVTDHQGPRHAYAVGPMAAHAVLDGLRGAVTTAAVGLDPTAPLGLTGYSGGAIASGWAVQEAPAYAPELNIVGAAFGGTPTDFALLRQSMNGNLASAVFLAAAMGVAREYPEMLSLYNDDGWRLAQTSKDLCIVGIAPFGLVAPIRIESLSITPDAFNSPLALAVADQNRLGDGGTPTAPVFLYHGQQEFWIPKEGPEAVFDKWCSRGADVRLEEYLGEHSIVAGSGAPAAFAWLDDRLAGIPVRPGCSSFGR; this is translated from the coding sequence ATGGGGAAGTACACGAAATTCGGCCGTCGGTATGCGACGGTGGTCGCTGCGGTTTCACTGGTGGTGTCGGGCGGGCAATGGTCGGCGGGTGCCGATCCACTCGGCGATTTCCAGAACCCGCCGCGCACCGCCGAATCGATCGCCGCAACACCGCTCGACGATCCGTGGGTCGTTCCGCCGCCCGGATACGAAATGGCCGCCCCCGGAACAGTTCTGCGAACCCGCAGCGTCACCGTCGGACCACTTCTCACCCCGGTCACCACCACCCAACTGCTGGTCGCCTCGACCGACGCGAAGGACCGCCCCGCTGCCATCGTCACCAGCGTCATCGTCCCCACTGCGCCGTGGACCTCGCCCGGTCCGCGCCCTGTTGTTGCCTACAACATGGCCATCGATTCGCTCGGCGCCACGTGTGAGCCATCGTGGACCATGCAACGCGGCATCGCTCCGGAATTGGCACCCGTGCAGCTGCTTCTGGCGAGGGGCTACGCCGTCGTCGTCACCGACCATCAGGGGCCACGCCATGCGTACGCCGTCGGACCGATGGCGGCGCACGCCGTACTGGACGGCCTGCGCGGCGCGGTCACGACCGCCGCTGTCGGCCTCGATCCGACTGCGCCCCTGGGTCTTACGGGCTACTCGGGTGGGGCGATCGCATCGGGCTGGGCCGTGCAGGAGGCCCCGGCCTACGCCCCCGAACTGAACATTGTCGGCGCAGCGTTCGGCGGAACGCCCACCGACTTCGCGCTGCTACGTCAGTCCATGAACGGCAACTTGGCGTCGGCGGTGTTCCTCGCGGCAGCGATGGGCGTGGCGCGCGAGTACCCGGAGATGCTGTCGCTCTACAACGACGACGGGTGGCGGCTCGCACAGACGTCGAAGGACCTGTGCATCGTCGGGATTGCACCGTTCGGACTCGTTGCTCCGATCCGTATCGAGTCACTGTCCATCACTCCCGATGCGTTCAATTCTCCACTGGCGCTCGCGGTTGCTGATCAGAATCGATTGGGAGACGGCGGAACCCCGACGGCACCGGTGTTCCTGTATCACGGACAGCAGGAGTTCTGGATTCCGAAGGAAGGTCCCGAGGCCGTGTTCGACAAGTGGTGTTCACGCGGAGCCGACGTCCGCCTCGAGGAATATCTGGGTGAGCACAGCATCGTTGCCGGCAGCGGAGCTCCCGCTGCGTTCGCGTGGTTGGACGACCGCCTCGCGGGAATTCCGGTTCGACCCGGATGCAGTAGCTTCGGCCGCTAG
- a CDS encoding MerR family transcriptional regulator, whose protein sequence is MADDGVHMQIGQVAQKTELSIRTVRHYDDVGLVTPSARSAGGFRLYTETDVERLLVIRRMKPLDFTLAEMKQLLESLDILGDENATDDARSSAAAFVRDCHTKAEDSCRTLRRQLAYAEELTEVLSTRGAAARSE, encoded by the coding sequence ATGGCAGACGACGGCGTACACATGCAGATCGGGCAGGTAGCTCAGAAGACCGAGCTGTCCATCCGCACCGTTCGTCATTACGACGACGTAGGCCTGGTCACGCCCTCTGCCCGCTCCGCAGGTGGATTTCGGTTGTACACCGAGACCGACGTCGAACGCCTGCTCGTCATTCGCCGGATGAAGCCCCTCGACTTCACGTTGGCCGAGATGAAGCAGCTACTGGAATCCCTAGACATTCTGGGCGACGAGAACGCGACCGACGACGCGAGGTCGTCGGCCGCGGCTTTCGTTCGTGACTGTCATACCAAGGCCGAGGACAGCTGCCGCACGTTGCGGCGGCAGCTCGCCTACGCAGAAGAGCTGACCGAGGTGTTGTCGACTCGCGGAGCCGCAGCCCGGAGCGAGTAG
- a CDS encoding SulP family inorganic anion transporter, whose protein sequence is MSRAAQVPATAVEDVSVLGALRSPRRLKTEVLAGLVVALALIPEAISFSIIAGVDPRVGLFASFTMAVTISIVGGRPAMISAATGAIALVVAPLAREYGLDYLIAAVILGGILQVLLSVLGVAKLMRFIPRSVMVGFVNALAILIFTSQVPYLIGVPWLVYPMVAVGLLIMFFLPKLTTVVPAPLIAIVILTGVTLVFALAVPDVGDEGELPSSLPSFLIPNVPFTVDTLSIIAPFALAIALVGLLESLMTAKLVDDITDSHSNKTREGWGQGVANLVTGFTGGMGGCAMIGQTMINVKVSGARTRISTFLAGVFLLILVVGLGDIVALIPMAALVAVMIMVSIGTFDWHSINPKTLRRMPKSETLVMLATVAVTVVTHNLAYGVVVGVITAMVLFARRVAHLTEVVDVAHPDEDTRVYAVRGELFFASSNDLIYQFDYVGDPKNIVIDMSESHIWDASTVATLDAITTKYAAKGKTVEIVGLNAPSTERHDRLSGNLGGEH, encoded by the coding sequence GTGTCTCGAGCTGCCCAGGTGCCTGCCACCGCCGTCGAAGACGTCTCGGTGCTGGGTGCGCTGCGCTCACCGAGGCGGCTCAAGACCGAGGTCCTCGCGGGCCTGGTGGTGGCATTGGCGTTGATTCCGGAAGCCATTTCGTTCTCGATCATCGCTGGTGTCGACCCGCGCGTCGGGCTGTTCGCGTCGTTCACCATGGCCGTCACCATCTCCATCGTCGGTGGACGACCGGCGATGATCTCCGCTGCGACCGGTGCCATTGCGCTCGTCGTAGCCCCGTTGGCGCGGGAGTACGGCCTCGACTACCTCATCGCAGCGGTCATCCTCGGCGGAATCCTGCAGGTCCTGCTCAGCGTTCTCGGCGTCGCCAAACTGATGCGGTTCATCCCGCGCAGCGTCATGGTCGGATTCGTCAACGCGCTGGCGATCCTGATCTTCACCTCGCAGGTTCCGTACCTGATCGGGGTGCCGTGGTTGGTCTATCCGATGGTTGCCGTGGGGCTGCTCATCATGTTCTTCCTGCCCAAGCTCACCACCGTCGTGCCGGCACCGCTGATCGCCATCGTGATATTGACCGGCGTCACACTCGTCTTCGCGCTGGCCGTGCCCGACGTCGGCGACGAAGGTGAACTGCCGTCCTCGCTGCCGTCGTTCCTGATCCCGAATGTGCCGTTCACCGTCGACACGCTGAGCATCATCGCACCGTTCGCGCTGGCCATCGCCCTCGTCGGGCTGCTCGAATCGCTGATGACGGCCAAGCTCGTCGACGACATCACCGATTCGCATTCCAACAAGACCCGCGAGGGCTGGGGCCAGGGTGTGGCCAATCTTGTCACCGGGTTCACCGGCGGCATGGGTGGTTGCGCGATGATCGGTCAGACCATGATCAACGTCAAGGTCTCCGGTGCGCGCACTCGGATCTCGACGTTCCTCGCCGGTGTCTTCCTACTGATTCTGGTGGTCGGTCTCGGCGACATCGTCGCGCTCATTCCGATGGCCGCGCTCGTCGCGGTGATGATCATGGTGTCCATCGGAACCTTCGACTGGCACAGCATCAACCCGAAGACGTTGCGCCGCATGCCCAAGAGCGAGACCCTCGTCATGCTGGCCACCGTCGCGGTCACCGTCGTCACTCACAACCTCGCGTACGGGGTCGTCGTCGGAGTGATCACCGCGATGGTGCTGTTCGCCAGACGGGTCGCCCATCTGACCGAGGTGGTCGACGTGGCTCATCCCGACGAGGACACCCGCGTCTACGCGGTGAGGGGCGAGTTGTTCTTCGCGTCGAGCAACGATCTGATCTATCAATTCGACTACGTCGGAGATCCGAAGAACATCGTCATCGACATGTCGGAGTCGCACATCTGGGACGCATCGACCGTGGCGACCCTCGACGCCATCACGACCAAGTACGCGGCGAAGGGCAAGACGGTGGAGATCGTCGGGTTGAACGCGCCGTCGACCGAGCGGCACGATCGTCTCAGTGGAAACCTGGGCGGCGAGCACTGA
- a CDS encoding LysR substrate-binding domain-containing protein translates to MFSLNRLSCFIAVAEELHFGRAAERLHMTQPPLSRQIQQLESEVGVQLIDRTSRSVTLTAAGLAFLPEARRILDLAEGALLTVRRVPTGDLGTVVVGFTGASAHAVLPQLLDAAREKLPDVKLVLREMVSAVQMESLAVGDLDLGLARPPLKRPGIASRPVLHESLIAAMPEHHPLAEKDELSVEDFDEQPIIMYSPVDARYFHELLISTFTIVGVSPRYVQYVTQVHTMLVLVRSGIGLALVPESASTMRPEGVVFRPVRTVKERPVELDAAWRVDNDNPALHRFMTDVLPTREWS, encoded by the coding sequence ATGTTCTCGCTCAACAGGCTCTCCTGCTTCATCGCCGTCGCCGAGGAGCTGCACTTCGGCCGCGCAGCCGAGCGGCTGCACATGACGCAGCCTCCCCTGAGCCGGCAGATCCAACAGCTCGAGAGCGAGGTCGGTGTGCAGCTGATCGACCGCACGAGCCGGTCGGTGACCCTGACGGCCGCGGGGTTGGCCTTCCTACCCGAGGCCCGACGCATCCTCGACCTCGCCGAGGGCGCACTGCTCACTGTTCGACGGGTCCCAACCGGCGACCTGGGGACGGTAGTCGTCGGATTCACCGGCGCATCGGCGCATGCAGTTCTCCCGCAGTTGCTCGACGCCGCGCGCGAGAAACTACCGGACGTGAAACTCGTTCTGCGCGAGATGGTCTCGGCGGTGCAGATGGAATCGCTGGCCGTCGGCGATCTGGATCTCGGGTTGGCCAGGCCACCACTCAAGCGACCGGGCATCGCGTCCCGGCCGGTGCTGCACGAATCGTTGATCGCAGCGATGCCCGAGCATCACCCGCTGGCCGAGAAAGACGAACTGTCGGTGGAGGACTTCGACGAGCAGCCGATCATCATGTACTCACCCGTCGATGCGCGGTACTTCCACGAACTGCTGATCAGCACCTTCACCATCGTCGGGGTGTCCCCGCGCTACGTGCAGTACGTGACCCAGGTGCACACGATGCTGGTGCTCGTTCGCTCCGGCATCGGATTGGCATTGGTACCGGAGTCGGCGTCGACCATGCGGCCGGAGGGTGTTGTGTTTCGGCCGGTTCGGACCGTGAAGGAGCGCCCCGTCGAGCTCGACGCGGCCTGGCGCGTGGACAACGACAACCCGGCACTGCACCGCTTCATGACCGATGTGCTGCCGACGCGGGAGTGGTCATGA
- a CDS encoding universal stress protein, translating to MTVVVGYSPTIEGKGALPFAFREAHMRGTDLIIVAEDSSAADAEFGATVESAREESSALGVTTKIHDNEAGRSHADNLIDLSFDEQTQLVVIGIRRRSPVGKLFMGSISQRVLLEAHCPVTAVKPPVGLPR from the coding sequence GTGACGGTCGTCGTCGGCTACTCGCCGACCATCGAAGGAAAAGGCGCGCTGCCCTTCGCTTTTCGCGAGGCGCACATGCGTGGAACGGATCTGATCATCGTCGCCGAGGACAGCAGCGCAGCCGACGCCGAGTTCGGTGCCACCGTCGAATCGGCTCGCGAAGAGAGCTCGGCGCTCGGTGTCACGACGAAAATCCACGACAACGAGGCCGGTCGCTCGCACGCCGACAATCTGATCGACCTGTCGTTCGACGAGCAGACACAACTGGTCGTCATCGGTATCCGACGCCGATCGCCCGTCGGAAAGTTGTTCATGGGCAGCATCTCTCAGCGCGTTCTCCTCGAGGCGCACTGCCCGGTGACGGCCGTCAAGCCGCCGGTGGGGTTGCCGCGATAG
- a CDS encoding 2-hydroxyacid dehydrogenase — protein MVTVSSQSSSVSQPDSQQGGRVLRVGPLKPSLMDTLVTEYDALELPEGDGRDEFLDAHGESITAVVTSGRTGVDAALMERLPQLGAVVNFGVGYDTTDVGAAADRGIAVSNTPDVLTDCVADLAVGLVIDTMRGLSSAERFVRAGRWPAEGNTPLTRQVTGTRVGIIGLGRIGSAIADRLNGFRCEISYHNRNEIDGSPYVYAASPAALAENVDVLIIAASGGSGTAHLVDRAVLEALGPQGYLINVARGSVVDEEALIELLAAGQLAGAGLDVFAQEPNVPDALLTMDNVVLLPHVGSATVETRAAMEALTLENLDRFLADGTLVTPVTK, from the coding sequence ATGGTCACCGTCAGCTCGCAGAGTTCCTCTGTGTCTCAACCGGATTCGCAACAGGGCGGTCGAGTGCTCCGAGTCGGACCGCTCAAGCCGTCGCTGATGGACACGTTGGTCACCGAGTACGACGCGCTGGAACTGCCCGAAGGGGATGGTCGCGACGAATTCCTCGATGCGCACGGCGAATCGATCACCGCAGTGGTGACCTCCGGCCGCACCGGCGTCGATGCCGCGTTGATGGAGCGATTGCCGCAGCTCGGAGCTGTGGTGAACTTCGGCGTCGGATACGACACCACCGATGTCGGCGCCGCAGCAGACCGCGGCATCGCCGTCAGCAACACTCCCGACGTGTTGACCGACTGTGTGGCGGACCTCGCCGTCGGTCTGGTGATCGACACCATGCGTGGGCTGTCCTCCGCCGAGAGGTTCGTGCGTGCCGGCCGATGGCCCGCCGAGGGCAACACGCCGCTGACGCGCCAGGTCACCGGCACGCGCGTCGGCATCATCGGCCTCGGGCGCATCGGCTCGGCAATTGCCGATCGGCTCAACGGGTTTCGCTGCGAGATCTCGTACCACAATCGCAACGAGATCGACGGTTCGCCCTACGTCTACGCGGCCAGCCCAGCAGCGCTCGCCGAGAACGTCGACGTCCTGATCATCGCCGCATCGGGCGGCTCGGGAACTGCGCACCTGGTCGACCGCGCCGTGCTCGAAGCGCTGGGACCGCAGGGCTATTTGATCAACGTGGCGCGCGGCAGCGTCGTCGACGAGGAGGCGTTGATCGAGTTGCTTGCCGCCGGGCAGTTGGCCGGTGCCGGCCTGGACGTGTTCGCACAAGAACCGAACGTGCCCGACGCCCTGCTGACGATGGACAACGTGGTGCTGTTGCCGCACGTGGGCAGCGCGACGGTGGAGACGCGGGCCGCGATGGAAGCCCTCACGCTCGAGAACCTCGATCGCTTCCTTGCCGACGGCACCCTCGTCACGCCGGTGACCAAGTGA